A portion of the Gorilla gorilla gorilla isolate KB3781 chromosome X, NHGRI_mGorGor1-v2.1_pri, whole genome shotgun sequence genome contains these proteins:
- the LOC129530131 gene encoding solute carrier family 25 member 53-like, with product MGEQNHSPRKELQHRTQAEAPGKKSWHSQAYALGAVSNSMSTFLTFPIYKVVFRQQIHAMAVSEAMRQLWHEGPQYFYRGIYPPLLSKMLQGTLLFGTYDSLLCFLSPVGPHTLGRHWAAGIMSGLVEAVALSPFERVQNVLQDGRKQARFPSTFSILEEFNSYGL from the coding sequence ATGGGGGAGCAGAACCACTCTCCCAGGAAGGAGCTTCAGCACAGAACACAAGCAGAGGCTCCAGGAAAGAAAAGCTGGCACTCCCAGGCCTATGCCCTTGGGGCTGTTTCCAACTCTATGTCTACTTTTCTGACCTTTCCTATCTATAAGGTTGTGTTCCGGCAACAGATCCATGCCATGGCAGTGTCAGAGGCTATGAGACAGCTTTGGCACGAAGGTCCTCAATACTTCTACCGGGGAATCTaccctcctcttctctccaagATGTTGCAAGGGACTCTTCTGTTTGGGACTTATGATAGCCTGCTGtgctttctctctcctgttgGGCCACACACCCTGGGACGCCACTGGGCTGCAGGGATCATGTCTGGCCTGGTGGAGGCTGTGGCACTCAGCCCCTTTGAAAGGGTGCAAAATGTGCTCCAGGATGGTCGCAAGCAAGCTCGCTTCCCCAGCACCTTCAGCATTCTTGAGGAATTCAATTCTTATGGGCTTTAG